In Helianthus annuus cultivar XRQ/B chromosome 9, HanXRQr2.0-SUNRISE, whole genome shotgun sequence, the following are encoded in one genomic region:
- the LOC110876949 gene encoding protein FAR1-RELATED SEQUENCE 5-like, translating to MAVWLFWSMTASSGDGYWRRQQGCAAAMILLLLFLVHHSHNIIEGSVTLNHRRLQIHLFSNINLVSFVNSITSMSSSNSADNISKWEERVCINSGRKFFKPKVSGSITPAVGMFFKSFDEAFAFYQRYALAAGFSARKNTSWTNGDGLVKIRYIVCSKEGFHVSKEIDSGSVENSKKIVRRNRGSKRVGCNAHVKLILENNNMYKIYYFEEEHNHIFVEDEDIHFLPAARSIDYVKESFISGLSAINIGPVKAFNIMKTMYGGFGEVGASKVDCKNYRRDLNLYIGEYDAEMVVRRLIRKKECCPGFTCDYVIGEDRRLKGLFWADEQSKKNYTVFGDIFGFDATYKSNKYDLVFVPFTGIDNHYRNVTFGGALLGSETADSYRWLLRCFVNAFGSEPKVVVTDQDAAMKRAIKDVLSRSRHRLCMWHIWEKLKTKVGPVLSANTDFNTRMTHVVWNDTISPEDFETEWHSIMSTFGLENHEWLKDMYDLRFDWIPAYYHGEDLAGLMRTTSRCESENYFFGQICNPRCTLVEFFTHFETAMDIQRHEHRRNDHDTRYIESKPWSDFVLEKQASEIYTKTIFKDIQIEIDAAITKCMSKSLDIVGDVQYFEIKDFRQPCTSFLKVQYSKQEDGLTISCSCKRFEQFGILCRHIFYVLRYDDINEFPRRYVHRRWMRDVVSVGSNHSNIRFDEIGRNSEIDKVYREIVVANEYVVNRLVGDIDELCRYRDHIKSYIDKADEVMVAAPPPSRKERFAEIGGNIEKSDSIIRVPIKTRTKGCGVQKRIKSNREIAIQKSSKIQKSCRVCGEKGHNSRTCKDKVSSNAIGSSNAM from the exons ATGGCGGTGTGGCTGTTCTGGTCCATGACTGCTAGCAGCGGTGATGGTTATTGGCGACGCCAACAAGGGTGTGCGGCGGCAATG ATTCTGTTACTTCTTTTCTTAGTTCATCACTCTCATAACATAATTGAAGGTTCTGTAACCCTAAATCACCGTCGATTGCAAATTCATCTCTTTTCAAACATTAATCTTGTATCGTTCGTCAATTCGATAACTTCAATGTCTTCTTCAAACTCTGCTG ATAACATTTCCAAGTGGGAGGAACGTGTATGCATAAACAGTGGAAGAAAGTTTTTCAAACCTAAAGTCAGTGGATCCATTACACCTGCTGTTGGAATGTTTTTTAAGTCATTTGATGAGGCTTTTGCGTTTTATCAGAGATATGCACTTGCTGCAGGTTTTTCTGCAAGAAAAAATACCTCTTGGACAAATGGTGATGGTTTAgtgaaaataagatatattgTCTGTTCAAAAGAAGGATTTCATGTTAGCAAAGAAAtagattctggttcagttgagaaTAGTAAAAAGATTGTTAGACGTAATAGAGGTTCAAAAAGAGTTGGATGCAATGCTCATGTGAAATTAATATTAGAGAACAATAATATGTATAAAATCTACTACTTTGAAGAAGAACATAATCATATCTTTGTGGAAGATGAAGATATTCATTTCTTGCCGGCTGCACGAAGTATCGATTATGTGAAAGAAAGTTTTATATCTGGATTGTCAGCAATCAATATTGGACCTGTTAAAGCATTCAATATTATGAAAACAATGTATGGTGGTTTTGGTGAAGTTGGTGCTAGTAAAGTTGATTGTAAGAATTATAGAAGGGATTTGAATCTTTATATCGGAGAGTATGATGCAGAAATGGTAGTTAGGCGTCTTATTAGGAAGAAAGAATGCTGTCCGGGTTTCacatgtgattatgttattggtgaagatagaagattgaaaGGGCTTTTCTGGGCTGATGAgcaatcaaaaaaaaattatacagtTTTTGGTGACATATTTGGTTTTGATGCTACTTATAAATCAAACAA GTATGATTTGGTTTTTGTTCCATTTACTGGTATTGATAATCATTATAGGAATGTCACATTTGGTGGTGCATTACTTGGTTCGGAGACTGCAGATTCTTATAGATGGCTTTTAAGGTGTTTTGTTAATGCTTTTGGAAGTGAGCCTAAAGTTGTTGTTACTGATCAAGATGCTGCAATGAAGAGAGCTATTAAGGATGTACTTTCAAGAAGTAGGCATAGGTTATGTATGTGGCACATATGGGAGAAATTGAAGACAAAG GTTGGTCCTGTTTTGTCTGCAAACACTGATTTTAATACAAGAATGACTCATGTTGTTTGGAATGATACTATTAGTCCAGAAGATTTTGAAACTGAGTGGCATTCAATAATGTCTACTTTTGGATTGGAAAATCATGAGTGGTTAAAAGATATGTACGATCTTCGATTTGACTGGATTCCTGCTTATTACCATGGAGAGGATTTGGCTGGTCTTATGCGTACTACTTCGAGATGTGAAAGCGAGAATTACTTCTTTGGTCAGATTTGCAATCCAAGATGTACACTTGTTGAATTTTTCACTCATTTTGAGACTGCAATGGATATTCAAAGGCATGAGCATAGGAGGAATGATCATGATACAAGGTATATTGAGTCTAAGCCCTGGAGTGACTTTGTATTGGAGAAACAAGCATCAGAAATATACACCAAAACAATTTTTAAGGATATTCAGATTGAAATTGATGCTGCCATTACAAAGTGTATGTCAAAGTCTCTTGATATTGTGGGTGATGTTCAATATTTTGAAATAAAGGATTTCAGACAGCCATGCACATCTTTTTTGAag GTGCAATACAGCAAACAAGAAGATGGATTAACAATAAGTTGTTCTTGCAAACGGTTTGAACAATTTGGTATATTATGCCGGCATATATTTTACGTTTTACGGTATGATGATATAAATGAGTTTCCTAGAAGATATGTTCATAGAAGATGGATGAGAGATGTTGTTTCTGTTGGATCAAATCATTCAAATATTCGGTTTGATGAAATTGGTAGGAATAGTGAAATTgataaagtttatagagaaatcGTTGTTGCAAATGAGTATGTGGTTAATAGGCTGGTTGGCGATATAGATGAGTTGTGTCGTTACAGGGAtcatattaaaagttatattgaTAAAGCGGATGAGGTTATGGTTGCTGCGCCGCCTCCTAGTCGCAAAGAAAGATTTGCTGAAATTGGAGGGAACATAGAAAAATCAGATTCTATTATTCGTGTGCCGATCAAAACAAGGACCAAAGGATGCGGTGTACAAAAAAGGATCAAGTCAAATCGTGAGATTGCAATTCAGAAATCATCAAAGATCCAGAAATCGTGCCGTGTATGTGGTGAAAAAGGACATAACAGTCGCACATGTAAAGATAAGGTTTCTTCTAATGCTATAG